One window of the bacterium genome contains the following:
- a CDS encoding methyltransferase domain-containing protein has product MHKEAYTWDSEEYSRHSSAQYEWALELIGKLGLQATESVLDIGCGDGKVTAALAARVPDGCVVGIDSSEAMISLARRTFPEADFKNLSFDHMDASRLTFENRFDVVFSNAALHWVRDHVPVLQGIKRSLRPPGRILLQMGGDGNAHGILSVIDELMVRDAWRPYFGNFIFPYGFYGPDDYRKWLALAGLREKRIELIPKDMKQKGREGLSGWIRTTWLPYTELVPSHMRETFIAEIVDIYLRDNPIDDSGYIHVSMARLEVEAENC; this is encoded by the coding sequence ATGCATAAGGAAGCATACACGTGGGATTCGGAGGAATATTCCCGGCATTCTTCCGCCCAGTATGAATGGGCGCTGGAGCTGATCGGGAAACTCGGCCTCCAGGCTACAGAATCGGTGCTCGACATCGGCTGCGGGGATGGCAAGGTCACCGCCGCTCTTGCTGCTCGTGTTCCGGATGGCTGTGTGGTCGGCATCGACAGCTCGGAAGCCATGATTTCCCTGGCCCGGCGAACGTTCCCCGAAGCGGATTTTAAAAATCTGTCATTCGACCATATGGATGCATCCCGGCTGACCTTTGAAAACCGGTTCGATGTGGTCTTTTCCAATGCCGCTCTCCACTGGGTCAGGGATCATGTGCCGGTTTTGCAGGGGATAAAAAGAAGTCTCAGGCCGCCGGGGAGAATACTGCTCCAGATGGGCGGTGATGGAAATGCACACGGGATACTGTCGGTGATTGACGAGTTAATGGTGCGGGATGCCTGGCGCCCATATTTCGGGAATTTTATTTTCCCGTATGGATTTTATGGCCCCGATGATTACAGGAAATGGCTTGCTCTGGCCGGATTGAGGGAGAAACGGATCGAGCTTATACCGAAAGACATGAAACAGAAGGGCAGGGAAGGCCTGTCGGGCTGGATAAGAACGACCTGGCTGCCCTATACGGAACTGGTGCCGTCGCATATGAGAGAGACGTTTATCGCCGAAATTGTCGATATATATCTCAGGGACAATCCCATCGATGATTCGGGCTATATCCATGTATCCATGGCTCGTCTCGAAGTCGAGGCTGAAAATTGCTGA